One Marinibacterium anthonyi genomic region harbors:
- the ntaA_1 gene encoding Nitrilotriacetate monooxygenase component A, whose amino-acid sequence MTQNSPIVMSILFTPHGAGRAAWLYPGAVDTAATSIDFHVEWAKKCEEAVIDLFFIADTPASRTDNLDIWSKSPLFQNVLEPMTLLSSVAMQTSRIGLGATVSASFFEPFNIARQFASLDHISGGRACWNVVTSANDYAARNFGHDKLPPHGERYAKARESLDVVKAYWDTWEDDAFIYDKATSRYFDPAKYHVVDHDGPYFKVFGGLNVARAPQGHPIIIQAGASEDGKNLAAETAEIVFGTGADIEKAKAFYADLKGRMARFGRDRDHLKILQGFAPVIGTTEEEALDKAAEQDACVPIEVRVNALGMDLEVSLMHLPLDEPIPMEIVPETANHHRVYFEHIVEMIQRGGTLREIAMEYNRSAKVLAGTAEQIADHIQTWVAEEACDGFMLAPRGVPNDLEDFLDLVVPILKDRGLMRRAYEGETLRDHLGLPRPGNVHVAAKAAE is encoded by the coding sequence ATGACCCAGAACAGCCCCATCGTCATGAGCATCCTGTTCACGCCCCACGGTGCGGGGCGGGCGGCCTGGCTTTATCCCGGCGCCGTCGACACGGCCGCCACGTCGATCGACTTTCATGTCGAATGGGCGAAGAAATGCGAAGAGGCGGTGATCGACCTGTTCTTCATCGCCGACACGCCCGCGTCGCGGACCGACAACCTGGACATCTGGTCGAAATCGCCGCTGTTCCAGAACGTGCTGGAACCGATGACTCTGTTGTCGTCGGTGGCGATGCAGACCAGCCGGATCGGGCTGGGGGCGACGGTGTCGGCATCCTTCTTCGAGCCGTTCAACATCGCGCGGCAATTCGCGTCGCTGGATCATATCAGCGGCGGGCGGGCGTGCTGGAACGTGGTGACGTCGGCCAACGATTACGCCGCGCGCAACTTTGGCCATGACAAGCTGCCGCCGCACGGCGAGCGATACGCGAAGGCGCGCGAGAGCCTGGACGTGGTCAAGGCCTACTGGGACACCTGGGAAGACGACGCGTTCATCTACGACAAGGCGACATCGCGCTATTTCGACCCGGCAAAGTACCACGTGGTCGATCACGACGGCCCTTATTTCAAGGTGTTCGGCGGACTGAACGTGGCGCGCGCGCCGCAGGGGCATCCGATCATCATCCAGGCCGGCGCGTCCGAGGACGGCAAGAACCTGGCGGCCGAGACGGCCGAGATCGTCTTTGGCACCGGCGCGGACATCGAGAAGGCCAAGGCGTTCTATGCCGATCTGAAGGGCCGGATGGCGCGGTTCGGGCGCGACCGGGATCACCTGAAGATCCTGCAGGGCTTCGCGCCCGTCATCGGCACGACCGAGGAAGAAGCGCTGGACAAGGCGGCGGAACAGGATGCCTGCGTGCCGATCGAGGTGCGGGTGAACGCGCTGGGAATGGACCTGGAAGTCAGCCTGATGCACCTGCCGCTGGACGAGCCGATCCCGATGGAGATCGTGCCCGAGACGGCGAACCACCACCGCGTCTATTTCGAGCATATCGTCGAGATGATCCAGCGGGGCGGCACGCTGCGCGAGATCGCGATGGAATACAACCGGTCCGCCAAGGTGCTGGCGGGGACGGCGGAACAGATCGCCGATCACATCCAGACATGGGTCGCCGAAGAAGCCTGCGACGGGTTCATGCTGGCGCCGCGCGGGGTGCCCAACGACCTTGAGGATTTCCTGGACCTGGTGGTGCCGATCCTGAAGGACCGGGGCCTGATGCGGCGCGCCTACGAAGGCGAGACGCTGCGCGATCACCTGGGCCTGCCGCGTCCGGGCAACGTGCATGTCGCGGCGAAAGCGGCGGAATAG
- the ntaA_2 gene encoding Nitrilotriacetate monooxygenase component A has product MTKQMALAVLVDGNGAHPASWLHPDVTPGQRMDIRHMAKLAQQAEAEKYDLFFIADTPATRTEDLDVWSRYPMFTDGLEPMTMLSAISAVTDRIGLGATVSTSFFEPFNIARQFASLDHVSGGRAAWNVVTSANDYAARNFGHDKLPPHGERYAKAREALDVVLKYWDTWEEDAFVYDHKNQMMFDPAKYHAVDHDGPHFKVHGGLNIDRSPQGRPVIIEAGASEAGKELAAETAEIVFATGTDFARTKGFYDDLKGRMPRYGRQPDDLKVLLGLTTSIAETKAEAEDKAAKMQDLVHPSVGLMTISYHLEFDFTSIPLDEPIPVELLPETGNLHKAFFDNLMGMIKANPGITPRELYKLYQRGTPPLCGTPAEIADYMQERFEGGCCDGFMFLFVSFPTFFEDQNRLLLPELRRRGLMREDYTGTTLRDHLGLAYPRNPHSLPRAAE; this is encoded by the coding sequence ATGACCAAGCAGATGGCCCTGGCCGTCCTGGTGGACGGCAACGGCGCACACCCCGCATCCTGGCTGCATCCCGACGTCACGCCGGGCCAGCGGATGGACATCCGCCACATGGCGAAGCTGGCGCAACAGGCCGAGGCCGAGAAATACGACCTGTTCTTCATCGCCGACACCCCCGCCACCCGGACCGAGGACCTGGACGTCTGGAGCCGCTACCCGATGTTCACCGACGGGCTGGAGCCGATGACGATGCTGTCGGCGATTTCGGCGGTGACCGACAGGATCGGGCTGGGCGCGACGGTGTCGACCAGCTTCTTCGAACCGTTCAACATCGCGCGCCAGTTCGCCTCGCTTGACCATGTGTCGGGCGGGCGGGCGGCCTGGAACGTGGTGACGTCGGCCAACGACTACGCCGCGCGCAACTTTGGCCATGACAAGCTGCCGCCGCACGGCGAACGGTACGCCAAGGCGCGCGAGGCGCTGGACGTGGTGCTGAAGTACTGGGACACCTGGGAAGAGGACGCGTTCGTCTACGACCACAAGAACCAGATGATGTTCGACCCCGCGAAATACCACGCGGTCGATCACGATGGCCCCCATTTCAAGGTGCATGGCGGGCTGAACATCGACCGTTCGCCGCAGGGGCGGCCGGTGATCATCGAGGCGGGCGCGTCGGAGGCGGGCAAGGAGCTGGCCGCCGAGACGGCCGAAATCGTCTTTGCCACCGGAACGGATTTCGCCCGGACCAAGGGGTTCTACGACGACCTGAAGGGGCGCATGCCCCGGTATGGCCGCCAGCCCGACGACCTGAAGGTGCTGCTGGGCCTGACCACCAGCATCGCCGAGACGAAGGCCGAGGCCGAGGACAAGGCCGCGAAGATGCAGGACCTGGTGCATCCGTCGGTGGGGCTGATGACGATCAGCTATCACCTGGAATTCGACTTCACCTCGATCCCGCTGGACGAACCGATCCCGGTTGAGCTGCTGCCCGAGACGGGCAACCTGCACAAGGCGTTCTTTGACAACCTGATGGGCATGATCAAGGCCAACCCGGGGATCACGCCGCGCGAATTGTACAAGCTGTACCAGCGGGGCACGCCACCGCTGTGCGGCACGCCGGCCGAAATCGCCGATTACATGCAGGAACGGTTCGAAGGCGGATGCTGCGACGGGTTCATGTTCCTGTTCGTGTCCTTCCCGACCTTCTTCGAGGACCAGAACCGCCTGCTGCTGCCCGAACTGCGCCGCCGGGGCCTGATGCGCGAGGATTACACGGGCACCACCCTGCGCGACCACCTGGGGCTGGCCTATCCGCGCAATCCCCATTCGCTGCCCAGGGCGGCCGAATAA
- the ntaA_3 gene encoding Nitrilotriacetate monooxygenase component A, translating into MADKQMALAVLVDGPGNHPAAWLHEDTVPGQVLDVRHMASLAQKAEAAKYDLFFIADTPASRTDNLEVWSRYPMFTNGFEPMTILSALASVTSRIGLGATVSTSFFEPFNIARQFASLDHISGGRAGWNVVTSANDYAARNFGLDRLPPHGDRYAKARECLDVVLQYWDTWEEGAFIYDHGTQMQFDPGKYHAVHHDGPYFKVDGGLNIDRTPQGHPVIIQAGASEAGRAFAAETAEVVFATGSRDQLRGFYADLKGRMAGFGRSRDDLKVLAGLCVCVAETKAAAEAKLTELRKLTHPSVGLATISFHLEYDFHKIPLDEPIPVDDLPKEANLHKAFFDNLMGIVKANPGITPRQLYETYDRGTPTLCGSPEEIADVMQDLVEAEACDGFMMLFNTLPGTFDDFNAMVVPELRRRGIFREDYTGTTLRDHLGLKVPANRYGEDAAAFATTA; encoded by the coding sequence ATGGCAGACAAGCAGATGGCCCTGGCCGTTCTGGTCGACGGGCCCGGCAACCACCCGGCGGCCTGGCTGCACGAGGATACGGTCCCGGGGCAGGTGCTGGACGTCCGTCACATGGCCAGCCTGGCGCAAAAGGCGGAGGCGGCGAAATACGATCTGTTCTTCATCGCCGACACGCCCGCGTCGCGGACCGACAACCTTGAGGTCTGGAGCCGCTACCCGATGTTCACCAACGGGTTCGAGCCGATGACGATCCTGTCGGCGCTGGCGTCGGTCACCTCCAGGATCGGGCTGGGCGCAACGGTGTCCACCAGCTTCTTCGAGCCGTTCAACATCGCGCGCCAGTTCGCGTCGCTGGATCATATCAGCGGCGGGCGCGCGGGGTGGAACGTGGTGACGTCGGCCAACGATTACGCCGCGCGCAACTTCGGGCTGGACCGGCTGCCGCCCCATGGCGACCGCTATGCCAAGGCGCGCGAATGCCTGGACGTGGTGCTGCAGTACTGGGACACCTGGGAAGAGGGGGCGTTCATCTACGACCATGGGACGCAGATGCAGTTCGACCCCGGGAAATACCACGCCGTCCATCACGACGGCCCGTATTTCAAGGTCGATGGCGGCCTGAACATCGACCGCACGCCGCAGGGCCACCCGGTGATCATCCAGGCCGGTGCGTCCGAGGCGGGCCGGGCCTTTGCCGCCGAAACCGCCGAAGTGGTCTTTGCCACCGGGTCGCGCGACCAGCTGCGGGGGTTTTATGCCGACCTCAAGGGGCGGATGGCCGGGTTCGGCCGGTCGCGGGACGATCTGAAGGTGCTGGCGGGGCTGTGCGTCTGCGTGGCCGAGACGAAAGCGGCCGCCGAGGCGAAGCTGACCGAGCTGCGCAAGCTGACCCACCCGTCGGTCGGGCTGGCGACGATCAGCTTCCACCTGGAATACGATTTCCACAAGATCCCGCTGGACGAACCGATCCCGGTCGACGACCTGCCGAAGGAAGCCAACCTGCACAAGGCGTTCTTTGACAACCTGATGGGCATCGTAAAGGCCAACCCCGGGATCACCCCGCGCCAGTTGTACGAGACCTATGACCGGGGGACGCCGACATTGTGCGGCTCGCCGGAAGAGATCGCGGATGTCATGCAGGACCTGGTGGAGGCCGAAGCCTGCGACGGGTTCATGATGTTGTTCAACACGCTGCCCGGGACGTTCGACGATTTCAACGCGATGGTGGTGCCGGAACTGCGCCGGCGCGGGATCTTTCGCGAAGACTATACCGGCACCACCCTGCGCGATCACCTTGGGCTGAAAGTGCCCGCGAACCGATACGGCGAAGACGCCGCCGCGTTCGCCACAACCGCCTGA
- the potB_4 gene encoding Spermidine/putrescine transport system permease protein PotB — protein sequence MTDQALDMPATTSGGSRALAFLRTSGFWLAVPGVAFLLVWFVAPSLQMMGTAFVDKAGDFSMAGFERMFTSPLYRRVLSTTFTVGFQVAVICVVLGYPLAYWLATLSGRSQRVLMMLVLLPFWTSALVKNFSWLVLLGRNGVVSAVLGWMGIDGGQGMLFSRPTVVFGMAHTMLPLAVITMLPVLNQIDKGLMSAARTLGAGNAQAFWRIYFHLSMRGVATAFLLVFVASLGFFITPALLGSPKETLIGQIIIMQIQQLQNWQFGAVLALVLMASTLLAILVFDRIFGISSVTGGDKPRSSSNRFRKVGLWINIALAEVFARIETFWGRNVKGLQGRWILNVYCVLLILLLLFPIVGFIPMAFTSNTFMAFPPDGFSLRWFDTFFSSPLWVSATIRSFVVGTITAALTLAIATMVALALVRSKGRAGTAVFLLFISPMVVPPIVIATSLFYVFADIGLIATTLGIIIGHTVIAMPIVFVVLLATFKGHDWRLDQAASTLGASPLAIAWRITLPLVKPGIIVGFITGFLQSFEELTITMFIGGGLITTLPKQMWDDILLQVNPTLAAASVIVLLVVTALFVLMEIFGSSAAMSRRTGK from the coding sequence ATGACCGACCAGGCGCTGGACATGCCCGCGACGACTTCAGGCGGATCGAGGGCGCTGGCCTTCCTGCGCACCAGCGGCTTCTGGCTGGCCGTGCCGGGGGTTGCGTTCCTGCTGGTCTGGTTCGTGGCGCCGTCGCTGCAGATGATGGGCACGGCCTTTGTCGACAAGGCCGGCGATTTCAGCATGGCCGGGTTCGAACGGATGTTCACCAGCCCCCTGTACCGCCGCGTGCTGAGCACGACCTTTACCGTGGGATTCCAGGTGGCGGTGATCTGCGTGGTGCTGGGCTATCCGCTGGCCTACTGGCTGGCGACGCTGTCGGGGCGGTCGCAGCGGGTGCTGATGATGCTGGTGCTGCTGCCGTTCTGGACATCGGCTTTGGTCAAGAACTTCTCGTGGCTGGTGCTGCTGGGGCGCAATGGTGTCGTGTCGGCGGTGCTGGGCTGGATGGGGATCGACGGCGGGCAGGGGATGCTGTTTTCCCGCCCGACGGTCGTCTTCGGCATGGCGCACACGATGCTGCCGCTGGCGGTGATCACCATGCTTCCCGTCCTGAACCAGATCGACAAGGGGCTGATGAGCGCCGCGCGCACGCTGGGCGCGGGCAATGCGCAGGCCTTCTGGCGGATCTATTTCCACCTGTCGATGCGGGGCGTGGCAACGGCCTTCCTGCTGGTCTTCGTGGCCTCGCTGGGCTTCTTCATCACGCCGGCGCTGCTGGGATCGCCCAAGGAGACGCTGATCGGGCAGATCATCATCATGCAGATCCAGCAGTTGCAGAACTGGCAGTTCGGCGCGGTTCTGGCGCTGGTGCTGATGGCGTCGACCCTGCTGGCGATCCTGGTGTTCGACCGGATCTTCGGGATCTCGTCCGTGACCGGGGGCGACAAGCCGCGCAGTTCGTCCAACCGGTTCCGCAAGGTGGGTCTGTGGATCAACATCGCCCTGGCCGAGGTCTTTGCCCGCATCGAAACCTTCTGGGGGCGCAACGTGAAGGGGCTGCAGGGACGGTGGATCCTGAACGTCTACTGCGTGCTGCTGATCCTGCTGCTGCTGTTCCCCATCGTGGGGTTCATCCCGATGGCGTTCACCTCGAACACCTTCATGGCGTTTCCGCCCGATGGCTTTTCGCTGCGCTGGTTCGACACGTTCTTTTCCTCGCCCCTGTGGGTGTCGGCCACGATCCGCAGCTTTGTCGTGGGCACGATCACCGCCGCGCTGACGCTGGCGATCGCGACGATGGTGGCGCTGGCGCTGGTGCGGTCCAAGGGGCGGGCGGGGACGGCGGTGTTCCTGCTGTTCATCTCGCCCATGGTGGTGCCGCCGATCGTGATCGCGACGTCGCTGTTCTATGTCTTTGCCGATATCGGGCTGATCGCCACGACGCTGGGGATCATCATCGGCCATACGGTCATCGCCATGCCCATCGTCTTTGTCGTGCTTCTGGCCACGTTCAAGGGGCATGACTGGCGGCTGGACCAGGCGGCATCGACCCTGGGGGCCAGCCCCTTGGCGATTGCCTGGCGGATCACCCTGCCGCTGGTCAAGCCGGGGATCATCGTGGGGTTCATCACCGGGTTCCTGCAAAGCTTCGAGGAACTGACCATCACCATGTTCATCGGCGGCGGGCTGATCACCACCCTGCCCAAGCAGATGTGGGACGATATCCTGCTGCAGGTGAACCCGACGCTGGCCGCGGCCTCGGTCATCGTGCTGCTGGTGGTGACGGCACTGTTCGTTCTGATGGAGATCTTCGGGTCCAGCGCCGCGATGAGCCGCCGGACCGGCAAGTAG
- the bcr_1 gene encoding Sulfonamide resistance protein, giving the protein MIHVSSAPAAAPVQRGTLALLALAGFASSANIRLFDSILPQVSHDFAVTPGEAARLASAYALSYGLFQVIMGPLGDRIGKYRLVRILCLASFVTTAGGALAAGFGQLLLARLLSGASAAAIVPLCIAWVGDTVPAAGRQQVLAMFMSVMLAGVTMGQVIGGFAGQWVDWRVAPVLVGLLFLSAFVALSFGRAARFPPEKGSGLGLSDLLRLPARLAIRTSSRRVLLSVAIEGIAYCTMSFAGLLLAHRFATSFALIGAVLALYAIGGVLNPLLMRLLHARIGGARYFTLTCALSAIGLLLMALTPVFWVVPFAVMLAGLGAAATHSALQAHGTQLVPRARSTGFAFFAMTFFLSQSLATTALGVMADLTILSLPFFIGAATMLFLGLWAPARLGDLSED; this is encoded by the coding sequence ATGATTCACGTTTCCTCCGCCCCGGCAGCGGCGCCGGTGCAGCGCGGCACGCTTGCGTTGCTGGCGCTGGCCGGCTTTGCCAGCAGCGCCAATATCCGGCTGTTCGATTCCATCCTGCCGCAGGTGTCGCATGATTTCGCCGTCACCCCGGGCGAAGCCGCGCGGCTGGCGTCGGCCTATGCGCTGTCCTACGGGCTGTTCCAGGTGATCATGGGCCCTCTGGGCGACCGGATCGGCAAGTACCGCCTGGTGCGGATCCTGTGCCTGGCCAGTTTCGTCACAACCGCCGGCGGCGCGCTGGCCGCCGGGTTCGGCCAGTTGCTGCTGGCCCGGCTGCTCAGCGGGGCAAGTGCCGCCGCCATCGTGCCGCTGTGCATCGCCTGGGTCGGCGACACGGTTCCGGCGGCGGGGCGCCAGCAGGTGCTGGCCATGTTCATGTCGGTCATGCTGGCCGGCGTCACCATGGGCCAGGTCATCGGCGGGTTCGCCGGTCAATGGGTCGACTGGCGCGTCGCCCCGGTGCTGGTGGGGCTTTTGTTCCTGTCCGCCTTCGTCGCGCTCAGCTTCGGCCGCGCCGCCCGCTTTCCGCCCGAAAAGGGCTCGGGCCTGGGTCTGTCCGATCTTCTGCGCCTGCCCGCCCGGCTTGCCATCCGCACCTCGTCGCGCCGGGTTCTGCTGTCGGTCGCCATCGAGGGCATCGCCTATTGCACAATGTCCTTCGCCGGGCTGCTTCTGGCACATCGTTTCGCCACCAGCTTCGCGCTGATCGGCGCCGTGCTGGCGCTGTATGCGATCGGCGGGGTGCTGAACCCATTGCTGATGCGCCTCCTGCACGCCCGCATCGGCGGCGCGCGGTACTTCACGCTGACCTGTGCGCTGTCGGCCATCGGCCTGCTGCTGATGGCGCTGACCCCGGTCTTCTGGGTGGTGCCCTTCGCGGTGATGCTGGCCGGTCTGGGCGCGGCGGCCACCCACAGCGCGCTGCAGGCCCACGGCACCCAGCTGGTGCCACGGGCCCGGTCCACCGGCTTTGCCTTCTTCGCGATGACCTTCTTCCTGTCCCAGTCGCTGGCCACCACCGCGCTTGGAGTGATGGCCGACCTGACGATCCTGTCGCTGCCCTTCTTCATCGGCGCCGCGACCATGCTGTTCCTGGGCCTCTGGGCGCCCGCCCGCCTGGGCGACCTGTCCGAGGACTGA
- the oxyR_1 gene encoding Morphology and auto-aggregation control protein: MRYTLRQIEYFIATAETGSIALASERVHISSPSISTAILQLEEQLGTQLFLRRHAQGMSLTQQGKLVLAEAKKLIEQANRLVAIASDSEQMVRGQIGLGCMATLAPMILPELSHSFTQAFPETNIVQTVSDHENLLKALSTAEIDIAILYDLMIPAHIRFTPLASLPLHVLVGEGHPLAKRSMVTLQDIAKEPLLLLDLPSSIDYFLSLFRDAGLQPNIAARSSHQDVLRTMAANGYGYTLANVLPRSDLALDGRRVVRLPLAGDHRPMVIGVATERERWQSQLLEAFTDHCGKSISDAYIPGMLTPGLPARRNIA, from the coding sequence ATGCGATACACGCTCAGACAGATCGAATACTTCATCGCCACCGCCGAGACGGGCAGCATCGCGCTGGCCTCGGAACGGGTGCATATTTCGTCTCCGTCGATTTCGACCGCGATCCTGCAGCTGGAAGAACAGCTGGGCACGCAATTGTTCCTGCGCCGTCACGCGCAGGGCATGTCGCTGACCCAGCAGGGCAAGCTGGTGCTGGCCGAAGCGAAGAAACTGATCGAACAGGCCAACCGGCTGGTCGCCATCGCGTCGGATTCCGAACAGATGGTGCGCGGCCAGATCGGTCTGGGCTGCATGGCGACGCTGGCGCCGATGATCCTGCCCGAACTGTCGCATTCCTTTACCCAGGCGTTTCCGGAAACCAACATCGTCCAGACCGTCAGCGACCACGAAAACCTGCTGAAGGCGCTGTCGACGGCCGAGATCGACATCGCGATCCTGTACGACCTGATGATCCCTGCCCATATCCGGTTCACGCCGCTGGCCAGCCTGCCGCTGCACGTGCTGGTGGGCGAAGGGCATCCGCTGGCCAAGCGGTCCATGGTGACCCTGCAGGACATCGCGAAGGAACCGCTGCTGCTGCTGGATCTGCCGTCCAGCATCGACTATTTCCTCAGCCTGTTCCGCGACGCCGGGCTGCAGCCCAACATCGCCGCGCGGTCGTCGCATCAGGACGTGCTGCGGACCATGGCGGCGAACGGCTATGGCTATACGCTGGCCAACGTGTTGCCCCGGTCCGACCTGGCGCTGGACGGGCGGCGGGTGGTGCGGCTGCCGCTGGCCGGGGATCACCGGCCCATGGTCATCGGCGTGGCGACGGAACGCGAACGCTGGCAGTCGCAACTGCTTGAGGCGTTCACCGATCATTGCGGCAAGAGCATTTCCGACGCCTATATTCCGGGGATGCTGACGCCCGGCTTGCCGGCGCGCCGGAATATCGCCTGA
- the iclR_1 gene encoding Acetate operon repressor: protein MTVDDSTDRDTIPTNLRLLMVMEQVASAGVPVTPTQVNLELGLPKPTIHRLFATLEEEGFLQRDIDGRSYAPGRRARDMAGGILSSLRLRTARRAILSKLAQEIGETCNIALPERDAMIYLERVETEWPLRIQLPIGSSVPFYCTASGKMYLASLNDRHLDRYLAATDLRAHSPKTLTDPDALRASIQTARENGWAQDDEEFLEGMIAIAVPLLDSRDRLFATLAFHAPTQRFDLDRARTYLPQLYDAAAALSKLSFE from the coding sequence ATGACAGTGGACGACAGCACCGACAGGGACACGATCCCCACCAACCTGCGGCTTCTCATGGTGATGGAGCAGGTGGCCTCTGCCGGCGTTCCCGTCACGCCGACGCAGGTGAACCTGGAGCTGGGCCTGCCGAAACCGACGATCCACCGGCTGTTCGCCACGCTGGAAGAAGAAGGATTTCTGCAGCGCGACATCGATGGGCGCAGCTATGCGCCCGGACGGCGGGCGCGCGACATGGCGGGCGGCATCCTGTCATCGCTGCGGCTGCGCACCGCGCGCCGGGCGATCCTGTCGAAACTGGCGCAGGAGATCGGCGAGACCTGCAACATCGCCCTGCCCGAACGCGACGCGATGATCTACCTGGAACGGGTGGAAACCGAATGGCCCCTGCGCATCCAGCTGCCCATCGGCAGTTCCGTGCCGTTCTACTGCACCGCCTCGGGCAAGATGTACCTGGCTTCGCTGAACGACCGGCACCTGGATCGCTACCTTGCCGCGACCGACCTCAGGGCCCATTCGCCCAAGACGCTGACGGACCCCGACGCGCTGCGCGCCTCGATCCAGACGGCGCGGGAAAACGGCTGGGCGCAGGATGACGAGGAATTCCTGGAAGGCATGATCGCCATCGCCGTGCCGCTGCTGGACAGTCGCGACCGGCTGTTCGCCACGCTGGCCTTCCATGCGCCGACGCAGCGGTTCGACCTGGACCGGGCCAGAACCTACCTGCCGCAGCTGTACGACGCGGCGGCGGCCCTGTCGAAACTGTCCTTCGAATAG
- the alkJ_1 gene encoding Alcohol dehydrogenase [acceptor], with amino-acid sequence MDRLRADYVIVGGGSAGCVIANRLSADPSVRVVLLEAGGRDWNPWIHVPVGYFKTMHNPSVDWCYRTEPDAGLNGRQLDWPRGKVLGGSSSLNGLLYVRGQPQDYDGWCDMQLPGWGWDDVLPLFRRSERQERGADEFHGVDGELSVSNMRLTRPICDAWVQAAVNEGYPFNSDYNGARQEGVGYFQLTTRNGLRCSSAVAFLNPARKRDNLTIVTRAHVTRIGIEDGRATGVHYRLPDGSEQFVQADGEVILSAGAIGSPQILMVSGVGEAAQLAEHGITVRHDLHGVGKNLQDHLQARLVYRCNEPTLNDEVRSLTGRARIALKYAMFRAGPMTMAASLATGFVRTPLAGETPDVQFHVQPWSADSPGEGVHPYSAFTMSVCQLRPESAGEIRLKSPDPAQAPAIHPNYLATELDQKTIVEGIKIARRIAQTDPLKSKIEREQQPANNPQTDAEILEWARNFSTTIYHPTGTCRMGHDSGAVVDERLRVHGVRGLRVADCSIMPRIVSGNTNAPAIMIGEKLSDLVIEDRRQGAAVAGNPHQEPAGLTT; translated from the coding sequence ATGGACCGTTTGCGGGCGGACTATGTCATCGTGGGGGGCGGATCGGCGGGTTGCGTGATCGCGAACCGGCTTAGCGCGGATCCATCGGTGCGCGTCGTCCTGCTGGAAGCGGGCGGGCGGGACTGGAACCCGTGGATCCATGTGCCCGTGGGCTATTTCAAGACCATGCACAACCCGTCGGTCGACTGGTGTTACCGGACCGAACCGGATGCCGGCCTGAACGGGCGTCAGCTGGACTGGCCGCGCGGCAAGGTGCTGGGGGGGTCGTCATCGCTGAACGGGCTGTTGTATGTCCGGGGCCAACCGCAGGATTACGACGGCTGGTGCGACATGCAGCTGCCGGGCTGGGGCTGGGACGACGTGCTGCCGCTGTTCAGGCGGTCGGAAAGGCAGGAACGCGGCGCGGACGAGTTTCACGGTGTCGACGGCGAACTGTCGGTGTCGAACATGCGGCTGACCCGGCCGATCTGCGATGCCTGGGTGCAGGCAGCGGTGAACGAGGGGTACCCCTTCAACAGCGATTACAACGGCGCCCGGCAGGAGGGCGTTGGGTATTTCCAGCTGACCACGCGCAACGGGCTGCGCTGTTCGTCGGCCGTGGCCTTCCTGAACCCGGCGCGCAAGCGCGACAACCTGACGATCGTCACCCGCGCCCATGTCACCCGGATCGGGATCGAGGACGGGCGGGCGACCGGCGTGCACTACCGGTTGCCCGACGGGTCCGAACAGTTCGTTCAGGCGGATGGCGAAGTCATCCTGTCCGCCGGGGCCATCGGATCGCCGCAGATCCTGATGGTGTCGGGCGTGGGCGAGGCCGCGCAGCTGGCCGAACACGGGATCACCGTGCGGCACGACCTGCATGGCGTGGGCAAGAACCTGCAGGACCATTTGCAGGCGCGGCTGGTCTATCGCTGCAACGAACCCACGCTGAACGACGAGGTGCGCAGCCTGACGGGCCGGGCGCGGATCGCGTTGAAATACGCGATGTTCCGGGCCGGGCCGATGACCATGGCGGCGAGCCTTGCCACCGGGTTCGTGCGCACGCCGCTGGCGGGTGAGACGCCGGATGTGCAGTTCCACGTTCAGCCCTGGTCGGCGGACAGCCCCGGCGAAGGCGTGCATCCCTATTCCGCCTTCACCATGTCGGTCTGCCAGCTGCGCCCCGAAAGCGCGGGCGAGATCCGGTTGAAATCGCCGGATCCGGCGCAGGCTCCGGCGATACATCCGAATTACCTGGCGACCGAGCTGGACCAGAAGACCATTGTCGAGGGCATCAAGATCGCCCGCCGCATCGCGCAGACCGATCCGCTGAAATCCAAGATCGAACGGGAACAGCAGCCCGCGAACAATCCGCAAACGGATGCCGAAATCCTGGAGTGGGCGCGGAATTTTTCCACCACGATCTACCACCCCACCGGCACCTGCCGCATGGGCCATGACAGCGGTGCCGTGGTCGATGAACGGCTGCGCGTCCACGGGGTCCGCGGCCTGCGGGTCGCCGATTGTTCCATCATGCCCCGGATCGTGTCCGGCAATACCAACGCGCCCGCGATCATGATCGGAGAGAAGCTCTCCGACCTGGTGATCGAGGACCGCCGCCAGGGAGCGGCTGTCGCGGGAAACCCCCATCAAGAGCCCGCGGGCCTGACCACATAG